The Anastrepha ludens isolate Willacy chromosome 2, idAnaLude1.1, whole genome shotgun sequence DNA window ATACAAATTCTCTTATGGCGTTGACGACAAACTGACTGGAGATTCCAAGAGCCAAGTGGAGGAACGTGATGGTGACGTAGTGCGTGGTGAATACTCGCTCATCGACGCTGATGGATACAAACGTACCGTCCAATATACTTCGGATTCAGTGAATGGTTTCAATGCTGTCGTAAATCGTGAACCACTTGTGAAGGCTGTTGCTGTCGCTCCAGTTGTAAAAACTGTGGCCCCAGTTGCTCACTATGCCGCTCCAGTTGCTCACTACGCCGCTCCAGTTGTTCACCATGCCGCTCCAGCTGTGGTGAAGACTGTTGCCCCAGTTGCTCACTATGCCGCTCCTGTAGCTCACTACAGTGCCCCTGTAGCTCATTACTCTGCTCCAGCCGCACATTACACATCGTATGCCGCACCAGCCGTATTAAAGTACCACAATTAAAAACTAGAACCATTATGAATATTTATCTAAATGAATGAACGATTGTATGAAATAGTTTAGTTGATGTTATTCTTATTTATGTGTTAcggatatattttgaaattaaagcaGAAGCGGAAttgaatacatatatttttatttttatttgcattaaatCTAGGACACTAAGATTCAGTTAAAGTAAAGACATTTTAGTTTCTGCAGTAAGCTATTTTAAGTTTCAATTCAAACAGCAATCCTTGAAAGACATCAGTcagtttttctgaaatttgtttcataTATAAAACCGGATGCGTGTACCAGTGGTTGTCACTTACCAATCCCCGCAGAAAGAAATactggccagggtatccatacgttgcccgacgttttggattgtcgtaatggacccacttttcatcgccagtcacaattcgatgcaaaaaaccctttcttttgtgccgttgaagcagttgttcgcatgccataaaacggcgttcaacgtctcttggcttcaattcatacggcacccaatggcctacctttcggatcattcccatggcttttaaacgtttggaaatggttgattgatcaactcccaaagtttttgcaacctcttcttgcgtttgagccggatcttgatcgagcaattcctccaattcggtatccatgaactttggcggcgcaccctcgcgttcttcgtcttccaagccaaaatcaccacttttaaagcgtgcaagccacttctggcacgttcgctcagatagagcatgctcaccataaacttccaccaagatacgatgactttcggctgcttttttcttcatattaaaataatgaagaagaattccccgcaaaaacacattatttggcacgaaattcgacattttcaagtgtggtaaaaatattgttgtttacgcttcaaataaaaaacttatactgacgtttgtgccttacgacagtagctctccaatgaatgtttggaaatgtggatcgatggaataataatcaagttacgccatctgttgtaaaaccgcacgaacttattcatagtcctattagtaaaTACATAGTCCTCTAGTCATCACGATGCATTGGAATTTCCATAGATAAGTCTTAAACTTTGttatatggtataaaaaaatcaactaaggTGTagacaaattaataattttactaTTGATACGAATTATTCTAGTCAATGGTGAACTAGTATGATTTCTCTTATTTAATACCAGTATCTGGTATTTggattttccctgcagggtatatACAGGAAAGCATACAATCAGAAAAATGTTGATCGGATTTAAGTATGAATATCGTTTTGGGAAATCAGCTACTTTCGGCTGTAGTCCAGTCATCTGGTAGTTTTGCGAGAGTTTTgaaactggataatttttatatattttgggatgctcttttcgaatttcaaccTTGCCACCTcgtattgaaatgtttatagttTATGTAGGTGAATATTACTTTGGGGCGCTCGTACGCCAAAAACTatcgattttataaaaaaatcgtaataacataaaatgcggattgccgcatttgggcgaatgataatccaagattgATTACCGgaaaaccaatgcacctacagagagtgactgtttggtgcggtttatgggccggcggcatcatattttttccaaaatgagaccggtcaggcggtcaggcagttactgtgaatagtgttcgctatcgtgagatgataacgaactttttatgacccgaattggaagatatggatttggacgatatgtggttacAACacgacggtgccacttgtcacacagctaacgaaacaatggctcttttgcgcgaaaaatttgatgaccgaataatctcgtcgcggcgatgtcaattggccgccaagatcatgtgatttgacaccgttggacttctttctttggggttatttgaaagaaaaggtgtacgtcgataagccagcaacaattcaagagctaaaggatgagataattcggcacattaacggcatagaacctcaattatgcctcagcgacatcgaaaatttggacaatcggatggaggtgtgctgccgaggccgcggcgcccATTTGGgcgatatttttttgttccatacgtaattcagccataccaatattatcataataaggagaaatgataataatttccaaaaaaattgtattttattcaaaatcaacaccggcccttgaaacttaaccaccctttattaaagGACGCGCTGATAACTATACATGTGtgtaataaaaaccatataaatctagAGCTTCGAGTTTTGtacgaaattcacaaaaattcggtaaatttgaaaacaaaaatataaaaattataaaattttcatgcaGTTTCCTAGTATAATCAATTTTAGCTTAATAAGTTTCAAGTCGCTTAAAAATCGGTTGGTtggtttttaacatttttttctgaggtgttgagcattttcttccacataTATGGAGCTCGGAAGaatctttaatatattttaatatgagCCAATATGGAAGAACATCATGCTACGAAAAACATGTGGTAAAATgcactatacttttataaaaacataaaaaaatggaaatacaaaaaatttaaataacaaaaaaaatagttaaaacttgaTAATTCGCcgcgctcctattattttgaacacagatgTATATATAGAACTGAAACGCTAATTAAAACACCAACCAACAATTAAATCCTGTCCTGAACTCTCTTCTGACCACTCGCCAGTCATACTGACAACTCATAGTCCATTGCAGCAAATGATAGATCGATCACATTACAATCATAATACAGACTGGAAGCGTTTACGGCGCTGAACGAATTAAACTTGAACACGAAGCTACCTTTAAAAACTTGACGAAGTTGAGACATCTAAAGCATTTTTCAACGACACGTTAATTCGTTCAGTCACCAAATGTACACCCCccaacaataaaatttgtgaacaATTACATCcttgccaaaataaaaaagaaactaaaacaaaaaagcgaGCTAAGGAAAAAATGGCAGACAACAAGATTTCCTAACGACAAAAAAAGCTCAACAAATTAGTAAAAGAGAAagacaataaaattaataatcatcttaaaaatatagacGCAATAAAATCTTCAAACTACCCCCTTTGAAAAGCGACGAAGAATATGACTGACTGTCCGTTACACTTACCACCA harbors:
- the LOC128871939 gene encoding larval cuticle protein A2B-like, which encodes MAFKFVFALAFVAVASAGYAPIAPVYHAAPASVAYHAAPVAVAQKVVVKSEEYDPHPQYKFSYGVDDKLTGDSKSQVEERDGDVVRGEYSLIDADGYKRTVQYTSDSVNGFNAVVNREPLVKAVAVAPVVKTVAPVAHYAAPVAHYAAPVVHHAAPAVVKTVAPVAHYAAPVAHYSAPVAHYSAPAAHYTSYAAPAVLKYHN